In one Lolium rigidum isolate FL_2022 chromosome 3, APGP_CSIRO_Lrig_0.1, whole genome shotgun sequence genomic region, the following are encoded:
- the LOC124697238 gene encoding mitogen-activated protein kinase kinase 9-like, with translation MALIREKRLPQLQLSLPVPPRAAGQRPNPMFAPAPPAPTPKKASTPTALSSQFRLSDFDKLAVLGRGSGGTVYKVRHRETCALYALKVQHYGDPTAAAEAEILSRTASPLVVRCHSVLPAAGSGDVAMLLELVDGGSLDSIKSRQGAFPEAALAEVAAQALSGLAYLHARRIVHLDIKPANVLASMAGEVKIADFGIAKVLSRAGDQSTSYVGTTAYMSPERFDPEAHGGQYDPYAADVWSLGVTILELFMGRYPLLPAGQKPNLVHGAAVPAAKHGQLVEVGEAELAGQGRWGRSFYQRWCRRRRERWLGTLVWGGRRDGQREVQLWKPLLPYESHT, from the coding sequence ATGGCTCTCATCAGGGAGAAGAGACTTCCGCAACTGCAGCTCTCGCTGCCAGTCCCGCCCCGCGCCGCTGGCCAGCGTCCCAACCCAATGttcgcgccggcgccgccggcgccgacgccTAAGAAGGCATCGACACCAACGGCACTGTCCAGCCAGTTCCGCCTCTCCGATTTCGATAAGCTCGCCGTGCTGGGACGAGGGAGCGGCGGCACCGTGTACAAGGTTCGGCATCGCGAGACCTGCGCGCTCTACGCGCTCAAGGTCCAGCACTACGGAGACCCGACCGCGGCCGCCGAGGCGGAGATCCTCAGCCGCACTGCCTCGCCGCTCGTCGTCCGGTGCCACTCTGTTCTCCCGGCTGCCGGCTCTGGCGACGTGGCGATGCTCCTCGAGCTAGTGGACGGTGGATCGCTCGACTCCATCAAGAGCCGCCAGGGCGCGTTTCCGGAGGCCGCGCTCGCGGAGGTAGCAGCTCAGGCTCTGTCGGGCTTGGCATATCTCCACGCTCGCCGCATCGTGCACCTCGACATCAAGCCGGCGAACGTCCTTGCAAGCATGGCAGGAGAAGTTAAGATCGCCGACTTCGGCATCGCCAAGGTGCTCTCTCGCGCCGGCGACCAGTCCACGTCGTATGTGGGCACCACCGCGTACATGAGTCCCGAGCGCTTCGACCCTGAGGCGCACGGCGGGCAGTACGacccgtacgccgccgacgtctgGAGCCTGGGGGTCACCATCCTTGAGCTCTTCATGGGCCGGTACCCGCTCCTCCCTGCTGGGCAGAAGCCGAACCTTGTACACGGTGCCGCCGTTCCCGCGGCCAAGCACGGCCAGCTTGTCGAAGTCGGCGAGGCGGAACTGGCTGGACAAGGCCGTTGGGGTCGAAGCTTTTATCAGCGTTGGTGCCGGCGCCGGCGTGAACGCTGGCTTGGGACGCTGGTTTGGGGTGGACGACGGGACGGGCAGCGAGAGGTGCAGCTGTGGAAGCCTCTTCTGCCTTATGAGAGCCATACTTAG